From Bacteroidota bacterium, the proteins below share one genomic window:
- a CDS encoding EamA/RhaT family transporter has translation MFYLIISIIFSAGMVLSFKSFEVFKIENLHALLVNYITCAILCNVFSANGPVVLTAFWQHDWFPLTVFLGILFISIFYASAITAQKVAVSVSIVSSKMSVVIPVLFAYYYMDGKLNYITIIGIIGSLLAVYFTVKREEKSRLSGLGNILFPLAVFLGSGIVDSSLNYLQHTYMNSSDVNDQLGLIFGIAGVSGLVVYMIQIATKKQKPFQIKSVAGGMVLGSFNYISTICLMKALNEKVIEKTVLFPVANVAIVALTTVLSIIFFKEKLSKQNWLGIVLCLMFILLISQSDVIYGYL, from the coding sequence ATGTTCTACCTTATCATAAGCATTATATTCTCCGCTGGAATGGTCTTGTCATTCAAGTCTTTTGAGGTATTTAAAATAGAGAATTTGCATGCACTTTTGGTCAATTATATCACATGTGCTATTTTATGCAATGTTTTTTCGGCAAATGGACCTGTAGTGCTCACAGCTTTTTGGCAGCACGATTGGTTTCCTTTAACCGTATTTTTGGGCATTTTATTTATCAGTATATTTTATGCGTCAGCTATTACCGCACAAAAGGTTGCAGTATCAGTGAGTATCGTATCTTCAAAAATGAGTGTAGTAATCCCAGTACTTTTTGCATATTATTATATGGATGGCAAACTAAACTATATAACAATTATAGGAATTATAGGGTCATTACTCGCTGTATATTTTACGGTTAAACGTGAGGAAAAAAGCAGGCTCTCAGGATTGGGTAATATATTGTTCCCCTTAGCTGTGTTTTTAGGTAGCGGTATTGTTGATTCTAGTTTGAACTATTTACAACATACCTATATGAACTCATCGGATGTGAACGACCAATTGGGCCTAATTTTTGGCATTGCAGGTGTTTCAGGATTGGTAGTATATATGATACAAATTGCAACTAAAAAACAAAAGCCCTTCCAAATAAAATCAGTAGCAGGAGGCATGGTTTTGGGTAGTTTTAATTATATAAGTACAATCTGTTTGATGAAGGCATTGAATGAAAAAGTCATTGAGAAAACAGTCTTATTCCCTGTCGCAAATGTTGCAATAGTAGCACTTACCACAGTTTTGTCTATTATATTTTTCAAAGAGAAACTGAGCAAGCAAAACTGGTTGGGTATTGTATTATGTTTGATGTTTATATTATTGATTTCGCAATCGGATGTTATTTACGGATACTTATAA
- a CDS encoding YigZ family protein: MLFTDTYKTIVGPTQASFRDRGSKFMGYAFPVKSEEEVKLHISQLKKEFHDATHHCYAYIIGPNAEAQRANDDGEPANTAGKPIQRAIHARGLTNVLVVVVRYFGGKLLGVPGLINAYGNTATETLNEAVVIEKIVEEVHQVTFNYEVENAVFKMLKNHDAIILQIDKLQQCSIIFAIRMSNALKLGNALKELLSAELKYLYVQ; encoded by the coding sequence ATGTTATTTACGGATACTTATAAAACTATTGTAGGGCCAACGCAGGCAAGTTTTCGCGACCGTGGTAGTAAATTTATGGGCTATGCATTTCCTGTAAAAAGTGAGGAGGAAGTTAAATTGCATATTTCACAATTGAAAAAAGAATTTCATGATGCCACACACCACTGTTATGCTTATATAATAGGTCCCAATGCCGAAGCACAAAGGGCTAACGATGATGGAGAGCCAGCCAATACTGCGGGAAAACCTATACAGCGAGCTATACATGCAAGAGGTCTTACCAATGTTTTGGTGGTAGTGGTTCGTTATTTTGGTGGCAAACTTTTGGGTGTGCCTGGTTTAATAAATGCTTATGGAAATACCGCCACCGAAACCTTGAACGAGGCTGTTGTTATTGAGAAAATAGTAGAAGAAGTGCATCAGGTTACATTTAATTATGAGGTCGAAAATGCAGTGTTCAAGATGCTAAAAAACCATGATGCCATAATTTTGCAAATAGATAAATTGCAGCAATGTTCCATTATATTTGCAATTAGGATGTCAAATGCCTTAAAGCTGGGCAACGCTTTAAAAGAATTGTTGTCTGCAGAGCTAAAGTATTTATATGTGCAATAA